From a single Peromyscus maniculatus bairdii isolate BWxNUB_F1_BW_parent chromosome 4, HU_Pman_BW_mat_3.1, whole genome shotgun sequence genomic region:
- the Kif3b gene encoding kinesin-like protein KIF3B, giving the protein MSKLKSSESVRVVVRCRPMNGKEKAASYDKVVDVDVKLGQVSVKNPKGTSHEMPKTFTFDAVYDWNAKQFELYDETFRPLVDSVLQGFNGTIFAYGQTGTGKTYTMEGVRGDPEKRGVIPNSFDHIFTHISRSQNQQYLVRASYLEIYQEEIRDLLSKDQTKRLELKERPDTGVYVKDLSSFVTKSVKEIEHVMNVGNQNRSVGATNMNEHSSRSHAIFVITIECSEVGLDGENHIRVGKLNLVDLAGSERQAKTGAQGERLKEATKINLSLSALGNVISALVDGKSTHIPYRDSKLTRLLQDSLGGNAKTVMVANVGPASYNVEETLTTLRYANRAKNIKNKPRVNEDPKDALLREFQEEIARLKAQLEKRSIGRRKRREKRREGGGSGGGGEEEEEEGEEGEEEGDDKDDYWREQQEKLEIEKRAIVEDHSLVAEEKMRLLKEKEKKMEDLRREKDAAEMLGAKIKAMESKLLVGGKNIVDHTNEQQKILEQKRQEIAEQKRREREIQQQMESRDEETLELKETYTSLQQEVDIKTKKLKKLFSKLQAVKAEIHDLQEEHIKERQELEQTQNELTRELKLKHLIIENFIPLEEKNKIMNRSFFDEEEDHWKLHPITRLENQQMMKRPVSAVGYKRPLSQHARMSMMIRPEPRYRAENIMLLELDMPSRTTRDYEGPAISPKVQAALDAALQDEDEIQVDASSFESTASRKPKARPKSGRKSGSSSSSSGNPASQFYPQSRGLVPK; this is encoded by the exons ATGTCCAAGTTAAAAAGCTCAGAGTCAGTCCGGGTGGTGGTTCGCTGTCGGCCCATGAATGGTAAAGAAAAGGCTGCGTCCTATGACAAGGTGGTAGATGTGGATGTGAAGCTGGGGCAGGTGTCTGTGAAGAACCCCAAAGGCACATCCCATGAGATGCCCAAGACCTTCACCTTTGATGCCGTCTATGATTGGAATGCCAAGCAGTTTGAACTCTACGATGAGACGTTCCGGCCGCTTGTGGACTCTGTCCTACAGGGATTCAATGGCACAATTTTTGCCTATGGACAAACGGGAACTGGTAAAACCTATACCATGGAGGGAGTCCGTGGTGACCCTGAGAAAAGAGGGGTCATCCCCAACTCATTTGATCACATCTTCACCCACATCTCTCGATCGCAGAACCAACAGTACCTGGTCAGGGCCTCTTACTTAGAGATCTATCAGGAAGAGATCCGAGACTTGCTCTCAAAGGATCAGACCAAAAGGCTGGAGCTCAAAGAAAGACCCGATACAGGTGTGTACGTGAAGGATTTGTCTTCCTTTGTCACCAAGAGTGTGAAGGAGATAGAGCATGTGATGAATGTGGGCAACCAAAACCGCTCTGTCGGTGCTACCAACATGAACGAGCACAGCTCACGGTCGCATGCAATCTTTGTCATCACCATCGAATGCAGCGAGGTGGGCCTAGACGGCGAAAACCACATCCGGGTAGGCAAACTGAACCTTGTAGATCTTGCCGGCAGTGAGCGGCAAGCCAAGACTGGCGCTCAAGGGGAAAGACTGAAGGAAGCGACCAAGATCAACCTGTCCCTTTCAGCCTTGGGTAATGTCATCTCTGCCCTGGTGGATggcaaaagcacccacattccaTATAGAGACTCAAAGCTGACTAGGCTTCTCCAAGATTCCCTTGGTGGCAATGCCAAAACTGTGATGGTAGCCAATGTGGGGCCTGCCTCGTACAATGTAGAAGAGACCCTGACCACTCTGAGATATGCCAACCGTgccaaaaacattaaaaacaagccAAGGGTCAATGAGGACCCAAAGGACGCTCTGCTTCGAGAATTCCAGGAAGAAATTGCTCGGCTCAAGGCCCAGCTGGAAAAACGCTCCATTGGCAGGAGGAAGAGGCGAGAGAAGCGGAGGgaaggtggtggcagtggtgggggaggggaagaggaggaggaggagggagaagagggtgaGGAGGAAGGGGATGATAAGGATGATTACTGGCGGGAACAGCAAGAAAAACTGGAGATTGAGAAGCGGGCCATTGTAGAGGACCACAGCTTGGTTGCAGAGGAGAAGATGAGGCTgctgaaggagaaggagaaaaagatggAGGACCTGCGGCGAGAGAAGGATGCTGCTGAGATGCTGGGTGCCAAAATCAAG GCCATGGAGAGTAAGCTGCTTGTTGGAGGAAAAAATATAGTAGATCATACGAATGAACAGCAGAAGATCTTGGAGCAGAAACGCCAGGAGATCGCAGAGCAG AAACGTCGAGAAAGAGAAATCCAGCAGCAAATGGAGAGTCGAGATGAAGAGACGTTGGAACTAAAAGAGACTTACACCTCATTGCAGCAGGAGGTAGACATCAAGACCAAAAAGCTCAAAAAG CTCTTTTCCAAGCTCCAAGCTGTGAAGGCTGAGATCCATGACCTGCAGGAAGAACACATCAAGGAGCGCCAGGAGCTGGAGCAGACGCAGAATGAGCTCACCAGGGAGCTAAAGCTCAA GCATCTTATTATAGAAAACTTTATCCCCTtggaagagaagaataaaattatgaataGGTCCTTTTTTGATGAAGAAGAAGACCACTGGAAATTACATCCTATAACTAGACTGGA GAACCAGCAGATGATGAAGCGGCCAGTCTCTGCTGTGGGTTACAAGAGACCCCTGAGCCAGCATGCACGGATGTCCATGATGATTCGGCCAGAACCCCGGTACAGG GCGGAGAACATCATGCTCTTGGAGTTGGATATGCCCAGCCGGACGACCAGAGACTACGAGGGCCCGGCCATTTCCCCCAAGGTCCAGGCCGCACTCGATGCAGCCCTGCAGGATGAAGATGAGATACAGGTGGATGCATCATCCTTTGAAAGCACTGCAAGCAGAAAACCCAAGGCCAG GCCTAAGAGTGGCAGGAAATCaggatcctcctcttcctcctcaggaaaCCCTGCATCTCAGTTTTACCCACAGTCTCGGGGGCTGGTTCCCAAGTAA